From one Rubrobacter xylanophilus genomic stretch:
- a CDS encoding transposase, producing MATPRRNHTREFKLQCCRQAATGEKRPAQRICREHNLSQSVLLRWRKEYEARGEAAFTEKQPSGDEALEARIAELERFCGQLSLQNSILKKSLASMQSHRGTP from the coding sequence TTGGCTACTCCAAGAAGAAACCACACCCGGGAGTTCAAGCTCCAGTGCTGCCGGCAGGCGGCCACCGGAGAGAAGCGCCCCGCCCAGAGAATCTGCCGCGAGCACAACCTCTCACAGAGCGTGCTGCTGCGGTGGCGCAAGGAGTACGAGGCTCGTGGTGAGGCGGCCTTTACCGAGAAACAACCCTCCGGCGACGAAGCCCTTGAGGCGAGAATCGCCGAGTTGGAGCGTTTCTGCGGACAGCTCTCCCTGCAGAATTCGATCCTAAAAAAGTCGCTCGCGAGCATGCAGTCGCACAGAGGCACGCCGTGA